The DNA window AAGCGTAAGGAACCAATCATTCATTTTTTGTTGCAATTGCATTGTGGTCAGACGGTCTATTAGTTCCTTTCTTTCGTTTCCTTGTGCTTCCTTGCCGCTACCGAAATACTTTACGATTTGATACCCAATTGCGGTTTTGAATGGGTCGCTTATATCACCAGGTTTGAGCTTAGCAATAGCTTCCTCAAACTCCTTACCCATTGTGTTCTTGGGCACATAACCCATGTCGCCGCCCTTCTCTTTTGTCATTAGGTCCTCGGAGTACTTCTTTGCAGCCTCTTCGAATGCCAATCCATCTTTTATCTCCTGAGAGATTTTGGCAATCTTCTCCTGAGCTTCCTGCTCGGCTTTCTTTTTCTCTTCTTCGTCCTGTTTATACGGGACTTTTATTAAGATTCGCGAGACCTTTACTTGTCCGGCAAGATCCTCATCGGTTATCTTGATTGTTTTTCTAACTATTCCCTCGGCTTGAGCTTGAGCCTTTAACCTGGCAAACCAGTGTCCAGGCGTCATTCCGCTACGCTGCAAAGCCTCTTCCAAAGACATGCCCGGAGGAAGGAATTTCTTGCTCTCCTCCATCTTTTTCTTGATTTCCTCAGGGGTAACAACAATGCCCTGTTTCCTTGCCTCTTGTCCTATTAATCGGTGGTCAATCAGCTCCTCAAGCGCCAAGGGGCCGCTCCAATCAAATAGGATGTTTTCCAGCTCCTTTTTGGTGATTTTCTCACCGTTCACGGTAGCCACTATGTCCGGCACCGGCTTAGCACAATATGCCGGGATTGCCGAGATTGCTATGACTACTGCGATTAAAATAAGAATTCTCTTTGTCTGCATTCGACCTCTCCTTTCGAAATGCGTTACCGCTTATGTTACAACAAATGCCATCGCAGGTCAATATGTCCTGACCTTTTCGCAAGCTATTCCAAGGCTAATTACCTTAGATTAACAATATAATTCACCATCTAGTACTCTGCTTTACTTCACCACCCCTTTGAGCAACTCTAATACTTCAGATTCGGTTGGCAGGGAAGGCTGAGCTCCCATTCGTGTAACCGAAACCGCCGCGGCAGCTACTCCGAATTCTACAGCCTTTCTCATATTTTCGCCTCGCGCAAGCGCCACCGAAAGCGCACCAGTAAAAGCATCTCCCGCCGCGGTTGTGTCCACTGCCTTGACGGGAATCGCAGGCACAAGTTGGTTCCCTTCACGCGTTACAATCAGGGCGCCGCGTGAGCCAAGGGTAACTACTGCGCTGGCAACCCCCAGATCAAGCAGTCCAGCGGCAGCCTGCGGATTATCAATCAAGCATTCACTCGGCAAATTAAGCAGTGCCGCCGCCTCGGTTTCGTTTGGCACTAGCACGTCAACTAATCTAAGTAGCTCCGTTGGCAATTGCCTTACAGGTGCTGGGGTAAGAATTATTTTTACGTCGTGCTTCTCTGCAATACTTGCGGCGTGGAATACGGTTTCTAACGGAATCTCGAGTTGGAGAAGAAGAACTTTGCTCTTTGCTAGGGCTTCTTGTGCTCTATCAACATCCTCCGGCGCAAGTCTTCCGTTCGCCCCAGGAGCAACTACAATCGAGTTCTCGCCTTTCGCATCTACGAA is part of the Armatimonadota bacterium genome and encodes:
- the rbsK gene encoding ribokinase, whose amino-acid sequence is MVSQIVVVGSSNTDMVAKTERMPMPGETVFGEFVMAPGGKGANQAVAAARLGAEVTFIARIGNDVFGDLSFSNFEREGIRTDFIIRDSSTHSGVALIFVDAKGENSIVVAPGANGRLAPEDVDRAQEALAKSKVLLLQLEIPLETVFHAASIAEKHDVKIILTPAPVRQLPTELLRLVDVLVPNETEAAALLNLPSECLIDNPQAAAGLLDLGVASAVVTLGSRGALIVTREGNQLVPAIPVKAVDTTAAGDAFTGALSVALARGENMRKAVEFGVAAAAVSVTRMGAQPSLPTESEVLELLKGVVK
- a CDS encoding peptidylprolyl isomerase, yielding MQTKRILILIAVVIAISAIPAYCAKPVPDIVATVNGEKITKKELENILFDWSGPLALEELIDHRLIGQEARKQGIVVTPEEIKKKMEESKKFLPPGMSLEEALQRSGMTPGHWFARLKAQAQAEGIVRKTIKITDEDLAGQVKVSRILIKVPYKQDEEEKKKAEQEAQEKIAKISQEIKDGLAFEEAAKKYSEDLMTKEKGGDMGYVPKNTMGKEFEEAIAKLKPGDISDPFKTAIGYQIVKYFGSGKEAQGNERKELIDRLTTMQLQQKMNDWFLTLRNKAKIVNYLAPQPPKQQEQPKVEESKPAESPKPAAQPSEEAPKEESKNDAPPPGVSDAEAATSPPPPPAP